The following are from one region of the Ischnura elegans chromosome 12, ioIscEleg1.1, whole genome shotgun sequence genome:
- the LOC124168698 gene encoding putative nuclease HARBI1 — MIQVVALHFFAGGSYQRRVGQKYLHPMCQTEVCKSIRVVSDIINLHLMAAWVRYPQTQREKFAIKARFMEKIRFPGVIGAIDGTHIAIVPPENNREHIYFNRKHFHSKNVQVVCDYDLKIIAVNAQHGGRAHDSHIWRASRLRQHLQECHQQGDKSSWLIGDSAYPLEPWLMTPFIGPHEGTPEARYNARFTRARACVERCFGVWKGWFRCLRRDRALHYSPERAGCTKFLLPAFTFENLENK; from the exons atgatacaAGTTGTTGCTCTGCATTTTTTTGCTGGTGGGAGCTACCAGCGACGAGTTGGGCAGAAGTATTTGCATCCTATGTGCCAAACAGAGGTATGTAAAAGCATCAGGGTGGTGAGTGACATCATAAATTTGCACCTAATGGCCGCATGGGTGAGATACCCGCAAACGCAGAGGGAGAAGTTTGCTATAAAGGCTAG GTTCATGGAGAAGATTCGATTCCCTGGTGTGATCGGTGCCATAGATGGGACCCATATCGCCATTGTGCCTCCCGAAAACAACAGGGAGCACATTTACTTCAACCGCAAGCACTTCCACAGTAAAAATGTGCAAGTT GTGTGTGACTATGACCTAAAAATTATTGCTGTTAATGCGCAGCATGGAGGCAGAGCGCATGACTCTCACATTTGGCGTGCCTCCAGACTGCGACAGCACTTGCAGGAGTGTCACCAGCAAGGTGACAAGAGTAGTTGGCTTATTG GTGATTCTGCATATCCCCTTGAGCCATGGCTCATGACACCTTTCATTGGTCCTCATGAGGGAACCCCAGAGGCCCGATACAATGCTCGTTTCACCAGAGCCAGGGCGTGTGTTGAGAGGTGCTTTGGTGTCTGGAAGGGGTGGTTCAGATGCCTGAGGAGGGACCGCGCTCTCCACTATTCACCTGAGCGTGCAGGTTGTACAAAATTTCTGTTGCCTGCCTTCACATTTgagaatttagaaaataaataa